A window from Enterocloster bolteae encodes these proteins:
- the rpsU gene encoding 30S ribosomal protein S21 yields MSNVIVKDNESLDSALRRFKRNCAKAGIQQEIRKREHYEKPSVRRKKKSEAARKRKYN; encoded by the coding sequence ATGTCAAACGTAATTGTTAAAGATAACGAGAGCTTAGACAGTGCTTTACGCAGATTCAAAAGAAACTGTGCAAAGGCTGGCATTCAGCAGGAAATTCGTAAGAGAGAGCATTACGAGAAGCCAAGCGTAAGACGTAAGAAAAAGTCTGAAGCTGCTCGTAAGCGTAAGTACAACTAA
- a CDS encoding Rqc2 family fibronectin-binding protein, with the protein MAFDGITIANLVHEFKEALGGGRISKIAQPEKDELLIAIKNNRENYRLQISASASLPLIYLTDKNKPSPMTAPNFCMLLRKHIGSARIVDISQPGLERIIQFELEHLDEMGDLCRKKLIVEIMGKHSNIIFCKEDGTIIDSIKHVSAQVSSVREVLPGRTYFIPQTVAKENPLSVTEETFRQTVGSSSMSIQKALYNHLTGISPIMAEEICHLASIDSDYGASELSETELLHLYHTFSLVMEDVKEGRFAPAIVFDEEGPAEYAALPLTCYEGGVYRSQSFRSMSHLLEEYYASRDTLTRIRQKSSDLRRIVQTALERNNKKYDLQLKQLKDTEKREKYRIYGELLNTYGYELTGGEKSFTCLNYYTNEEITIPLDTQLSAKDNAKKHFDKYNKLKRTYEALTDLTKETKAEIDHLESISSALDIALAENDLVQIKEELMEYGYIKKRRSSDKKPKITSKPFHYISSDGFHIYVGKNNYQNEELTFKLATGNDWWFHAKGIPGSHVIVKTEGRADLPDRLFEEAGSLAAYYSKGRDNDKVEIDYIQKKNIKKVAGAAPGFVIYHTNYSLVASPECGLNEVE; encoded by the coding sequence ATGGCATTTGACGGCATTACCATAGCAAACCTGGTTCATGAGTTCAAGGAAGCCCTTGGGGGCGGACGCATATCTAAAATCGCCCAGCCCGAAAAGGACGAGCTTCTCATAGCCATTAAAAATAACAGGGAAAATTACCGCCTCCAGATATCGGCCAGCGCAAGCCTCCCCCTTATCTATCTGACGGACAAAAACAAACCCAGTCCCATGACAGCGCCTAATTTCTGCATGCTGCTGCGCAAGCACATCGGCAGTGCCAGAATCGTGGACATCAGCCAGCCCGGCTTAGAGCGCATCATCCAGTTCGAGCTGGAGCACTTAGACGAGATGGGGGACCTGTGCCGCAAAAAACTGATTGTGGAAATCATGGGAAAGCACAGCAACATCATTTTCTGCAAGGAGGACGGCACCATCATCGACAGCATCAAGCATGTGTCCGCTCAGGTCAGCTCTGTCCGTGAGGTGCTGCCGGGGCGAACCTATTTCATCCCCCAGACCGTTGCCAAGGAAAATCCTCTTTCGGTCACAGAGGAAACCTTCCGCCAGACAGTAGGATCCTCCTCCATGTCCATACAGAAAGCCCTGTACAACCATCTCACAGGCATCAGTCCCATTATGGCTGAGGAAATATGCCACCTGGCAAGCATTGATTCGGATTACGGCGCCTCTGAATTGTCTGAAACAGAACTTCTGCACCTTTACCACACTTTTTCCCTGGTGATGGAGGATGTAAAGGAAGGGCGCTTTGCTCCTGCCATTGTCTTTGATGAAGAAGGCCCGGCAGAATACGCTGCCCTGCCCCTGACCTGTTACGAAGGCGGCGTTTACCGCAGCCAGTCCTTCCGGTCCATGAGCCATCTGCTGGAGGAGTACTATGCTTCCCGGGACACCCTCACCAGAATCCGTCAAAAGTCTTCAGACCTTCGCCGGATCGTCCAGACAGCCCTGGAGCGCAACAACAAAAAATACGATTTACAGCTAAAACAGCTGAAAGACACTGAAAAACGTGAAAAATACCGCATATACGGCGAACTCCTGAACACCTACGGCTATGAGCTCACCGGCGGCGAGAAATCCTTTACCTGCCTTAACTACTACACCAATGAGGAAATCACCATTCCCCTGGACACGCAGCTGTCAGCAAAGGACAATGCCAAAAAGCACTTTGACAAATACAACAAATTAAAGCGCACCTATGAAGCCCTGACAGACCTGACAAAGGAGACCAAGGCTGAAATCGACCATCTGGAATCCATCAGCTCCGCCCTGGACATAGCCCTGGCCGAAAACGACCTGGTGCAGATTAAGGAAGAGCTGATGGAATACGGGTATATCAAAAAGCGCCGTTCCAGCGACAAAAAGCCGAAAATCACCAGCAAGCCCTTCCACTACATTTCTTCCGACGGCTTCCACATTTACGTGGGAAAGAACAACTACCAGAATGAGGAACTCACCTTCAAGCTGGCCACAGGAAACGACTGGTGGTTCCACGCAAAAGGCATTCCCGGATCCCATGTCATCGTAAAAACTGAGGGCCGCGCCGACCTTCCCGACCGCCTCTTTGAAGAAGCCGGTTCCCTGGCCGCCTACTATTCCAAAGGCCGTGACAATGACAAGGTGGAAATCGACTATATCCAGAAAAAGAACATTAAAAAGGTAGCCGGAGCCGCACCCGGATTCGTGATTTACCATACCAATTACTCTTTGGTGGCATCGCCGGAGTGCGGGTTGAATGAAGTGGAGTGA